A region of the Passer domesticus isolate bPasDom1 chromosome Z, bPasDom1.hap1, whole genome shotgun sequence genome:
TTGTCCATTtacttagaaaaatattttgcagtgaAGTCCAGTTAGTAAGTTGGAGCTCTAAACTGCTTCTTTGGCATGAAagaataatatataaaataccaATTTTGAGAGTAATGCTAATATTTTCAAGACTGTACACATAGATTcaaataattattaataattaaaatatgtaataaatatatttgaattaataatatttatatacTTCTTTTTATCTCTACTAGTGAAGTCAGAGAGGAGTAAGAAGGCCAAAGACAGGGATATGTGTGTTCTGCAAAGTTCTTCACCCTGCCCGGGAGCATTCCTGTATATatttaattgttttcttttgttgctgCTCCCGAAGGAGGCTTTTGGCTGTCCATCTGCTTGTCAGCTCTGCACAGGGAGACAAGTTAGCTGTCGTAATGCAGGGCTTTCGAGCATCCCTTGGAACCTTCCTAAAACAACAATTGTTGTTTACCTCAGTGGGAATAATATATCACATGTCACTCCGAATGATCTAAGAGGCTTTCTGAAGCTTGCTGCACTCTACATGGATAATTCCAGTATTTCGTATGTACACCCAAAAGCTTTTGTGGAGCTCCCCAAACTCTGCTACTTGCATCTAAATAGCAATCATATTAAACGCCTGGATCCAGGAATCTTTGAAGGCCTTTCCAATCTTCATTGTTTATACCTTCAGAACAATCAAATAGCTTTTCTTCCCAGAGGATTATTTAGTGATCTTCTTTCTGTTAGATATTTAACACTTCAAAGAAATCGTCTCAGTGTCCTTGGAAGTGGGACTTTCTGGGGAATGATAAGTCTCCAAACACTAAACCTAGCAAATAATAAGATTTCACGGATATCAGATGCAGCATTTCATCATCTTGAAAATCTTGCATATTTATTTCTTGAAGGTAACAACTTACCACTTGTGCCATCAAATGCTATTGGAAGGCTCAAAAATCTTGAAAGACTTTCTTTGTCTCACAATCCCATTGGATCAATTCAGCCTTTTGCATTTAAGGGACTTAATAAGCTTAAATATCTGTCTTTGAAAAATGTCAAACTAAAATGTGTTGCTGTAAATGGATTTTTTGGATTAAACAACCTTAGCCAGCTAATCTTAAGTTATAATGATTTAGAAAATATAAATTCCAGTACTTTTATCTTATTGAACAATTTAATGTATCTACAGCTAGACAGAAATAATATAGCTAGTATTGGCAATGGTACCTTTGAAAAAATGGGGAAGTCACTCAAAGTACTCAATTTAGCATTTAATAATATCACAGAGTTACAACCTGAAGTGCTCAAGCCCTTAGTGTCTTTAACTCATCTGCAGGTACATTCTAATCCTTGGAACTGCAGCTGCAAAATGCTTGCGTTACTTAATTGGCTAGCATCATCTTCTGTTTCTGCAAAAATACACTGTCAGCATCCTCAGAGTATGCGTGGTAGACCTTTGCATTATATGAAATGGGCTTGGTTTTCAAACTGCATTGGTCCAActgccagcccaggctctgccccAGGTCTGGGATCTGTCAGGGTGCATCACAGCACTACCACTCTGCTGATGGCCTGGCATAAAGGGAACAGGCACAACACGTTGCAACAGTTTGCCACTGCAGAAACTAAGTATATTGCTTTCTGGGAGGGAGCTACAGCTACATCTTCTACCCCATTGACTGACCAGGAATATGCGGTTgaagtgccatcacaggcaGCTGCAGTGTTATCAACATCACCAGTTCAAATACCAGCAGAAATTATACCTACTAATAGAAATATAGAAGAAGAATGGTTGTTTACAACTGACCCTGCTCCTGTATCATTAAAAACAAGCCTGATTTGTACACAACAGGTTGAAAAGCTGAATCAAGCTTTTGATATTTTACTAGCCTTTTTCATTCTGGCTTGTGCTGTTATCCTGTTCTTAACCTGTAAAATTATTCAGTTTAGACAAAAACTAAAGGTGTTGGAAAACTCAGGGGAAAAGAGTATAGAATATTATGGCTTTTATCAGCCTGGCAGATACAACATAACTGACTCAGTTCAGTCTCTAACTCGGAAATCAGTGGAACATTCAGAACTGGACCAAATAAGGCTGCTCAAGCGAACAGTATCAGAAAGTCAGGCACAGGTCATCTTGTTCGAACATTCATCATTGTAATTTATTTCGTTTGATTTGGTGTTAACAGGGTTATGAAAGGTCAAGAAATCAAGAACTTGATTCTGTAAAAAACCTCCACCAATTAAAATCAACTGCTTAATAGGACTGTGGAAAATGGCACAATTTGGGTTCTGCATCAACATTTGCTTACTGAATGTTTTGAAATTTGTTGATCATTTCATTATGTCATTTCAATCTAACATGGGTAAGCTTATTAATCTCAGTCCCTATTTGTAGTAATCATTCACCTATGCTCAAGTATACATGCAGTATAAAGTgcactttaatttattttgccaTACTTAATGATGTAATGATGGGATCACAAAGCCAAGAACTATTGGGGAATCGGAAGAGAGTGTTTCATGTGATTAATGTAATAGAGTTTTTACTCTTCCTCTATTAAATAAAGCACAAGGAAAAAAGCACATTTACTGTTAGCATGTTCAAACTCTTGAGTAAAAgagtaaaaagtaaaaaaaagtaaagagaaAAATTTCAAACTATACAAATTCTATTCATACCTGTAGCATATTGTAATATACAAAGTTGCGTGTGCAGTCTgtataatgaaaatattaaagtgACTTTTTTATTAGTGTGTATCGGTATTGTTTTATGAAATACCCCAAATTGGAgttaagaaaagcaaaattgcTGTTTCAATTTACCAAGTGTAATGACCAGATTTATTCTGTCTAAGGTAATAGAGCTGGTTAATTATTGTCAATAAAAGATCATCATTTATGTTATCTATGTAGTAATATTTTTAGGGACTTTAGCTAGATAAGAGGTGCAAATTGAAGAAATATACTACACTGTAAATACATACTGCTGAATTAATGGCTGAAGGCATTTATATATGTGGTTTATATTTGGAGGTGTCTGGTCAAGATATGTGTTCTTAGTTAAAGCTTCATCTTCAAACTAgggatattttcttttttagtttgcatataactttttatttctatttcaaatGTTGGTGTTCTGTTGTTGTCAGATATGCTGTAGCTTTATTTTTAGCCTgaatttctgggatttttgtttttctgttactTTAATAATTCAAACTTTATTCTGGAATTAAATGTCATAAAACTACGTGCCAAATAGTCCAATGTTGTAAAATTTTCAACCAATGGGACTTTGATACTGTTTTTCTTGTACAGGCCTGTGCCCTAGAGATTTCAGCCATGTTTATAAGTTACACAGCTAGACCATTTTCCTGAAGGAAAAGTGGGGAACAATGCTTTGATAGACTTTCCTCCATGGTGTTGATTTAAATTATGTAGACGTATGTTGCTGTTCCAGGCTTCAGCCCGGAGTCTGTTGCATTCTGCAgctgagccagagctgctctcgGCATTCTTGTTCTCTCCCCTCTCTTTCCTGGTGCGTGTATCCGGGCTGTGCAGGTCTCCATCATCCTGTTTGTCCATCTGCAGTTCTTTTCCAGCAGGGAAAAATCTATTATCTGCTACCAGAACATATATAAATCTTGACTGCACTGAATGGGTGTGAAAGTGCAAGTATGACTTCATTGTTTGTTATTAGTGTAATGAAATAATACTGTATTTGACTATAATTCATTGTATCATAGATCAAATACTTCTAGGAAACACACAATTCAGCTTCTTGGACAAAAGCTTAAACTGTTCAGTATTGCTTGAGTAGAAactatgttttaaaattattttctaacttAAGATCAGATGTTAAATATAATGGGCAAATACTTTTAAGAAGGGAAAACGCTGACTGTAAGTTATGCACTTTTTTCCAGAGGCTAATCCACTGCAACCTCTTCCTTTTTAACCCGTTTTTGTTACCTTCTGTCTCTCCATAATTCGTTGtgataaatattttacagaGGAGTTTTGGTAGTACACAAAGGTTAAAAACTGAATAAACCTAATTCTCAATTCTCAAAGAAATctggcagggaacagctctgTTATTTTAGGCTCTGGTTTCCACAGCTGCTCTTTACAGAAAGGCATGAGAGCTTCTCTCTGTAGGTTCATCTTTTTCACTGACAAGCTGCTGGGGGAGTTGTTTGCCAGGTCTGCATCTCACCATCTGTAGTGGTGGAACATGAAAGGAAACTGGTGTCACAGCTGTTTGTGCAGCAGAGAGTTGGAGCCATTGAAAGCCATCCTTTGGAGTGGAGACATCCTCATATAACCAGCTTGCCAACACAGGGATTAGACTAACAAGGCACTGGGAGATTTATTATGCAGTTGTGAGGGAAATGCCTTTCTTTAGCAGTCAGTATCTTTTGTATTTAAATGTTCACATGGGGAAACCAACCCTTTCATGTACACATGTAGTTCATATGTCAATTAAAGTCATTAGGGAATAATTAGAAGCCTTAGTGAAGCCTGCCTGCCCTTGTGAAGCAAAGTGGTGCTTCATGAAGATCTGGTTTATGGTCACTCATAGGACTCCCTGGAAATACTGTCTTAGCTGCTACTTCACTGCTTTAGGAGCTCCTTAGAACTGTGCAGGTCCTAAGGGGTGGGGGGTGTGTAACAATCACTTACATCACTTACAGTATGTGCAGAGTAATATCTGCTTGTCCCACTCCACCTCTTTCCTTGGCtaatgagataagaaaaaagaattaattaaGCTTTCTCAATATGTAAACTAGTAAAGATATTAAATCAAACTCTTCTTGGTGTTTGCATCATTCTGGCAaatgcagaaaagcagaaaatgttttatcttttttatctctgaaaaagtattttttcttatacaggtttttttctccttctctgagGGATATGCAAAGTAGATATGGGGTGCATGATGATAGAGCTTTGTCTACACTAGTTGGCTAtacaagtgaaataaaaattatgaatTTTCACATGAAACCTCGGGATAAGTTATATAGATAGCTGTGTGCATTAGAAATTAtagacagaat
Encoded here:
- the LRRC70 gene encoding leucine-rich repeat-containing protein 70; protein product: MCVLQSSSPCPGAFLYIFNCFLLLLLPKEAFGCPSACQLCTGRQVSCRNAGLSSIPWNLPKTTIVVYLSGNNISHVTPNDLRGFLKLAALYMDNSSISYVHPKAFVELPKLCYLHLNSNHIKRLDPGIFEGLSNLHCLYLQNNQIAFLPRGLFSDLLSVRYLTLQRNRLSVLGSGTFWGMISLQTLNLANNKISRISDAAFHHLENLAYLFLEGNNLPLVPSNAIGRLKNLERLSLSHNPIGSIQPFAFKGLNKLKYLSLKNVKLKCVAVNGFFGLNNLSQLILSYNDLENINSSTFILLNNLMYLQLDRNNIASIGNGTFEKMGKSLKVLNLAFNNITELQPEVLKPLVSLTHLQVHSNPWNCSCKMLALLNWLASSSVSAKIHCQHPQSMRGRPLHYMKWAWFSNCIGPTASPGSAPGLGSVRVHHSTTTLLMAWHKGNRHNTLQQFATAETKYIAFWEGATATSSTPLTDQEYAVEVPSQAAAVLSTSPVQIPAEIIPTNRNIEEEWLFTTDPAPVSLKTSLICTQQVEKLNQAFDILLAFFILACAVILFLTCKIIQFRQKLKVLENSGEKSIEYYGFYQPGRYNITDSVQSLTRKSVEHSELDQIRLLKRTVSESQAQVILFEHSSL